A single window of Microplitis demolitor isolate Queensland-Clemson2020A chromosome 7, iyMicDemo2.1a, whole genome shotgun sequence DNA harbors:
- the LOC103577070 gene encoding uncharacterized protein LOC103577070, which translates to MDTEVDNEDIITDEYRKKLVFDGYQYTIKTQHKDTKYLYCLYRCKKKCQAHGKLVNGKYTPTIKDHTCDKTESDIINEAEMDNLSEEAKIKERKMAARLPKPIAIDMVFKYIDNFTEESFPAWSSEIWKKMSKDSGGVWTSQSFYINVREDRRGILTEARKRAGLPPLPTKKKVKKRVHSDDSTDDDDDWVYGPDSDKGESWFNLVLTYKQWIEIKPPEDPVGKKIPLRKNVWTNIIADAFWDQYRLPCAYVFKYGHVYGPSSKYYIIINGRCRSKKCGNKFYAVTDFEPQPNEPLRLRVRTRNTLMEEHEEVRRPINGERRRQLAEAAAVESTQNSQKRSEVSVNHKKFPLVPDTDCVLQAKKAFAAKVLDCKTESNSNSVRNNGDNNTDDDNNTDDDNIETDSVINDSMEVDDDDDDTDAPFLILFSTPEQSQFYREYCNLENVQAIGIDKTGNLIPFV; encoded by the exons atggatACTGAAGTAGACAACGAGGACATAATAACAGAtgaatatagaaaaaaattggtttttgATGGTTACCAATACACCATAAAAACTCAGCACAAAGAtacaaa ATATTTGTATTGCCTAtatcggtgtaaaaaaaaatgtcaagcGCATGGTAAATTGGTTAATGGTAAATATACGCCAACTATAAAAGATCATACATGCGACAAAACTGAGAGTGACATAATTAATGAAGCAGAAATGGATAATTTATCTGAAGAAGCTAA aattaaagaaagaaaaatggCAGCACGTCTACCAAAACCGATAGCTATTGATATGGTGTTCAAGTACATCGACAATTTTACAGAAGAATCATTTCCAGCATGGTCATCAGAAATATGGAAGAAAATGAGTAAAGATTCCGGTGGAGTATGGACTAGTCAAtcgttttatataaatgtacgtGAGGACAGACGTGGAATATTGACTGAAGCAAGAAAAAGAGCTGGTTTACCACCACTgcctactaaaaaaaaagttaaaaaacgaGTTCATTCCGACGACAGTACTGATGATGACGACGACTGGGTATATGGCCCTGATTCTGATAAAGGAGAATCATGGTTTAATTTGGTATTAACTTATAAACAGTGGATCGAAATAAAACCACCAGAAGATCccgttggaaaaaaaataccattgaGAAAAAACGTATGGACAAATATTATCGCAGATGCGTTTTGGGATCAGTACAGATTACCATGTgcttatgtatttaaatatggGCACGTGTATGGCCcaagttcaaaatattatattattattaatggtagatgtagaagtaaaaaatgcgGGAACAAATTTTATGCTGTGACTGATTTTGAACCCCAACCAAATGAACCGCTACGTCTTCGCGTAAGAACGAGAAATACATTAATGGAAGAACATGAGGAAGTCAGACGTCCAATTAATGGAGAACGGAGACGTCAGTTGGCTGAAGCTGCTGCAGTAGAAAGCACCCAGAATTCACAAAAACGTTCAGAAGTTTCggttaatcataaaaaatttccgttGGTGCCTGATACTGACTGCGTACTTCAAGCTAAGAAAGCTTTTGCCGCCAAAGTTTTGGATTGTAAAACTGAATCTAATTCAAATTCTGTTCGTAATAATGGTGATAATAACACTGacgatgataataatactgaTGATGATAACATTGAAACAGACTCTGTGATTAATGACTCAATGGaagttgatgatgatgatgatgatacaGATGCaccatttttgattttattcagTACTCCTGAACAAAGTCAATTTTATCGTGAGTACTGTAATTTAGAAAACGTTCAGGCGATTGGTATCGACAAAACAGGGAATCTTATACCATTTgtataa
- the LOC103577071 gene encoding uncharacterized protein LOC103577071 isoform X2 gives MSINTFNLFHSSVNGTKIELNKLNNTMAMLHPTKASSNFTSKSFTPVGMKSKGLSIRSQSDLNIGVTQSAQSSLKAGDAKKNLPTPHQDKVSKVIRKKQQQGLSPTSKSPHSLIRDKNKINENIFKKPLTPKLIIDKKVYPEPENLAGYYDYEDNYNQMLIGTRALDNEAKEFAAALRKPQKPIIPYEDDVVPPVPCIKQSPPSIIVSDDIVLSDVDLPTLSDDED, from the exons atgtcTATAAATACctttaatttgtttcattCATCTGTAAACGGTACTAAAATCGAATTAAATAAAC TGAATAATACAATGGCGATGTTACATCCAACCAAAGCATCGTCGAACTTTACCTCAAAATCATTCACACCCGTTGGTATGAAATCAAAAGGATTATCTATTCGATCTCAATCTGATTTAAATATTGGTGTCACACAATCAGCTCAATCGTCTCTGAAAGCTGgtgatgctaaaaaaaatctgcCTACTCCTCACCAAGACAAAGTTTCCAAG GTCATACGTAAAAAGCAGCAACAAGGATTGTCACCAACTTCAAAGTCACCGCATTCATTAATtcgtgataaaaataaaataaacgaaaaCATATTCAAGAAACCATTAACACCTAAACTAATTATCGACAAAAAAGTTTATCCCGAGCCAGAAAATTTAGCCGGCTATTATGATTACGAAGACAACTACA aCCAGATGTTGATTGGAACTCGTGCGCTGGATAATGAAGCCAAAGAATTTGCTGCTGCTCTTCGTAAACCTCAGAAACCGATAATTCCTTACGAAGATGATGTGGTTCCTCCAGTTCCATGTATAAAGCAAAGCCCTCCTTCAATTATCGTCAGCGACGACATCGTCCTTTCAGATGTTGATCTTCCAACTCTGTCCGATGATGaagattag
- the LOC103577077 gene encoding uncharacterized protein LOC103577077 — translation MVKKRGLVWTYYHKKVDGTSVVAFCKFCNRSYIQNATRMEKHLARCEKATPAVKSLFLRVSTSKRVNRARLLGAKIGGSWIKKNGDVTLDISNLTEADLEDINEWNRQKEELKEFRNHTEVIVPMQNVDCLEEEDEPAWSQEMDNTKHATDHLADDNKKMRDISKDNNDFEPIPDHDYEMTEEDVEQVVYEENERAKSPVEDTTITLKSLGSGSPLRNKILYEQLLERRAMRKIAELELKRKTLEYERYQFEYEREKTRGEIRWAHENRLMQIKEERERKLSQE, via the exons ATGGTAAAGAAACGCGGACTTGTCTGGACTTATTACCATAAAAAAGTCGATGGAACATCAGTTGTTGcgttttgtaaattttgtaacagATCGTACATACAAAATGCGACGAGAATGGAAAAACATTTAGCACGGTGTGAAAAAGCAACACCTGCTGTTAAGTCATTATTTTTACGCGTGTCCACAAGCAAACGCGTCAACAGAGCGCGTTTGTTGGGCGCTAAAATTGGCGGCtcttggattaaaaaaaatggagatGTTACACTTGACATTAGCAATCTTACTGAAGCTGATCTAGAGGATATCAATGAATGGAATCGCCAGAAAGAAGAGCTGAAAGAGTTTCGTAATCATACTGAGGTTATTGTACCGATGCAAAATGTCGATTGTCTTGAGGAGGAGGATGAGCCTGCTTGGTCACAAGAAATGGATAACACTAAACATGCTACTGATCACTTGgctgatgataataaaaaaatgcgtgATATTTCTAAAGATAACAATGATTTCGAGCCAATTCCTGATCAtgattatg aaatgaCTGAAGAAGATGTTGAACAAGTGGTATACGAAGAGAATGAACGTGCTAAGTCACCAGTTGAAGATACCACCATAACTTTAAAATCACTGGGCAGTGGTTCGccattaagaaataaaatcctTTATGAGCAATTATTAGAGCGAAGAGCAATGAGAAAAATAGCTGAGTTAGAATTGAAACGTAAAACACTAGAATATGAACGCTATCAATTTGAGTATGAGCGGGAAAAAACACGCGGTGAAATACGATGGGCACATGAGAACCGTTTAATGCAGATTAAAGAAGAACGCGAGCGTAAATTAAgtcaagaataa
- the LOC103577075 gene encoding uncharacterized protein LOC103577075 isoform X3: MPYILVRGNLASYSHKYPWRVLVSGLKATDIEQLSRFASGGYCDDSTIVYLQHPCVILTALEVLGYKVVASSSTSVKQDYNEYMWTMRKDFAEPEPDPIRVVKTELKDNDV, from the exons ATGCCATACATTCTAGTACGTGGTAATCTTGCGTCCTACAGTCACAAATATCCTTGGAGAGTTCTCGTTTCTGGTTTAAAAG CAACAGACATTGAACAATTAAGTCGTTTTGCATCTGGCGGTTACTGCGACGATTCAACAATCGTTTATCTCCAGCATCCCTGTGTAATATTAACAGCTCTCGAAGTTCTTGGTTACAAAGTTGTCGCTTCCTCAAGTACTAGTGTAAAACAAGACTACAATGAGTACATGTGGACTATGAGAAAGGATTTCGCTGAACCTGAGCCAGATCCAATACGTGTTGTTAAGACAG aacTTAAAGACAACGACGTTTAA
- the LOC103577073 gene encoding tubulin-folding cofactor B — MAEYSVITSDFVNVSITSSGQQSCIERRFQKGITIDDLKGKLELLTGGNRSTMQLEVFDKNNKLICSPNEGSRLLGSYPIDDGMILHVTDNFIRIDDELSNVPKFEISDDDYSKRPDTVKAFMAKNKLGKYNEEEMKKKEEDKKREEESEIEWTKNFKPGDRCEISVPSQPKRRGTIMYVGKTDFQEGLWVGVKYDEPLGKNDGSVNGKRYFECPPKYGGFVRPLYVKKGDFPEEDYDLNEEI, encoded by the exons atggctgaATATTCTGTAATAACATCAGACTTTGTAAACGTGAGCATCACATCTTCTGGACAGCAGAGTTGCATTGAAAGGAGATTTCAAAAAGGAATAACTATTGATGATTTGAAg GGAAAATTGGAATTGCTGACCGGTGGGAACCGGTCTACGATGCAATTGGAGgtctttgataaaaataataaactaatttgtAGCCCTAATGAAGGATCACGTCTTTTAGGATCGTATCCTATTGATGATGGGATGATTTTACAt gttactgataattttatacgAATTGATGATGAGTTGTCAAATGTCCCAAAGTTTGAAATATCTGATGATGATTATTCAAAAAGACCTG aTACTGTAAAAGCATTTATGGCTAAAAACAAACTAGGAAAGTACAATGAAGaagaaatgaagaaaaaagaagaagataaAAAACGTGAAGAAGAATCAGAAATTGAGtggacaaaaaatttcaaaccgGGCGATCGTTGTGAAATAAGTGTACCGTCACAACCAAAACGACGCGGTACGATTATGTATGTTG gtAAAACGGATTTCCAAGAAGGTCTTTGGGTTGGTGTTAAGTATGATGAACCACTTGGAAAGAATGATGGATc AGTAAATGGaaaaagatattttgaatGTCCTCCTAAATACGGTGGGTTTGTCAGGCCTCTTTATGTGAAAAAAGGAGATTTCCCAGAGGAAGACTATGATTTAAAtgaagaaatataa
- the LOC103577068 gene encoding transcription initiation factor IIA subunit 2 isoform X1: MSYQLYRNTTLGNTLQESLDELIQFGQITPQHALKVLLQFDKAINQALATRVKSRLTFKAGKLNTYRFCDNVWTFMLNDVEFREVQEVATVRKVKIVACDGKALDTADALARR; the protein is encoded by the exons atgtcttatcAATTGTACAGAAATACGACATTAGGAAATACTCTTCAAGAAAGTTTAGATGAATTAATAcag tttggACAAATCACACCCCAACATGCtctaaaagttttattacAATTCGACAAAGCTATCAATCAAGCATTGGCGACACGAGTCAAATCACGATTAACATTCAAG GctggaaaattaaatacttatagATTTTGTGATAACGTTTGGACTTTTATGTTGAATGATGTCGAGTTCAGAGAAGTACAAGAAGTGGCTACCGTTCGTAAAGTTAAAATAGTCGCTTGTGATGGAAAGG caTTAGATACGGCAGATGCACTGGCAAGACGATAA
- the LOC103577075 gene encoding uncharacterized protein LOC103577075 isoform X4: MPYILVRGNLASYSHKYPWRVLVSGLKATDIEQLSRFASGGYCDDSTIVYLQHPCVILTALEVLGYKVVASSSTSVKQDYNEYMWTMRKDFAEPEPDPIRVVKTATGAN; the protein is encoded by the exons ATGCCATACATTCTAGTACGTGGTAATCTTGCGTCCTACAGTCACAAATATCCTTGGAGAGTTCTCGTTTCTGGTTTAAAAG CAACAGACATTGAACAATTAAGTCGTTTTGCATCTGGCGGTTACTGCGACGATTCAACAATCGTTTATCTCCAGCATCCCTGTGTAATATTAACAGCTCTCGAAGTTCTTGGTTACAAAGTTGTCGCTTCCTCAAGTACTAGTGTAAAACAAGACTACAATGAGTACATGTGGACTATGAGAAAGGATTTCGCTGAACCTGAGCCAGATCCAATACGTGTTGTTAAGACAG CAACTGGGGCAAATTAA
- the LOC103577075 gene encoding uncharacterized protein LOC103577075 isoform X2 produces MPYILVRGNLASYSHKYPWRVLVSGLKATDIEQLSRFASGGYCDDSTIVYLQHPCVILTALEVLGYKVVASSSTSVKQDYNEYMWTMRKDFAEPEPDPIRVVKTDKINIKDAEEELLFKLEISNC; encoded by the exons ATGCCATACATTCTAGTACGTGGTAATCTTGCGTCCTACAGTCACAAATATCCTTGGAGAGTTCTCGTTTCTGGTTTAAAAG CAACAGACATTGAACAATTAAGTCGTTTTGCATCTGGCGGTTACTGCGACGATTCAACAATCGTTTATCTCCAGCATCCCTGTGTAATATTAACAGCTCTCGAAGTTCTTGGTTACAAAGTTGTCGCTTCCTCAAGTACTAGTGTAAAACAAGACTACAATGAGTACATGTGGACTATGAGAAAGGATTTCGCTGAACCTGAGCCAGATCCAATACGTGTTGTTAAGACAG ataaaattaatataaaagacGCTGAGGAagagttattatttaaattggaaATAAGTAATTGTTGA
- the LOC103577075 gene encoding uncharacterized protein LOC103577075 isoform X5, with protein MPYILVRGNLASYSHKYPWRVLVSGLKATDIEQLSRFASGGYCDDSTIVYLQHPCVILTALEVLGYKVVASSSTSVKQDYNEYMWTMRKDFAEPEPDPIRVVKTVIL; from the exons ATGCCATACATTCTAGTACGTGGTAATCTTGCGTCCTACAGTCACAAATATCCTTGGAGAGTTCTCGTTTCTGGTTTAAAAG CAACAGACATTGAACAATTAAGTCGTTTTGCATCTGGCGGTTACTGCGACGATTCAACAATCGTTTATCTCCAGCATCCCTGTGTAATATTAACAGCTCTCGAAGTTCTTGGTTACAAAGTTGTCGCTTCCTCAAGTACTAGTGTAAAACAAGACTACAATGAGTACATGTGGACTATGAGAAAGGATTTCGCTGAACCTGAGCCAGATCCAATACGTGTTGTTAAGACAG ttatacTTTAA
- the LOC103577067 gene encoding sentrin-specific protease 1: protein MKNWPLLLVNMLYQLLKNLFDWADIRPRKRRAECELNKFEYEEEDNYPIPAKRHCCNHTMKNGREVIEVEDEDDDFIEILEELNCKKSQKNYRKVPVNISRHSYLQQKNSSSKNHLCNNSKPFLATKFIKRRSLQNGKSKNLTINESYRLKDKEKYGQLLQDFIPQRLQIFKPKENRNQQPQNIEVIDVENEQSSSKTPDVFSTPKLTTPLSQSRRLSTPGSSRYSTPNTSYWCTPKPWDKSSVLRSQKSIEEIKIDSDDSSAESSANNSMKHKNNIVAAPKIVLTKPSPRELVVTNTLRDKLSANELMKKDYVSRINKNYNERTVQRCKEAEELKRVAGLLSKQNRLSREIGLEQQLAESMKLHEEILVEDDYEEEPSLPELTPEMLDKITRALNPNPPNQVLIESFGLRITRKDIHTLAGLNWLNDEVINFYMNLLIARGGTDKFPPVHAMNTFFYPKLLSGGHASLKRWTRKIDIFAKDIVVVPIHLGVHWCMSIIDFRDKSIRYYDSMGGENKKCLYALKRYLEDESLDKKKVTYDTSDWTLESMKDIPQQMNGSDCGVFSCTFAEFICANRNLTFSQDNMPYFRNKMVYEILTVKLL from the coding sequence atgaaaaattggCCATTACTATTAGTCAACATGTTGTAccagttattaaaaaatctatttgatTGGGCTGACATAAGACCTCGTAAGCGCCGCGCTGAATGTGAATTGAACAAATTCGAGTACGAAGAGGAAGATAATTATCCAATACCAGCAAAGAGACACTGCTGCAATCACACGATGAAGAACGGACGTGAAGTCATTGAAGTTGAGGATGAAGAcgatgattttattgaaatactAGAAGaattaaactgtaaaaaatcacaaaaaaattatcggaaaGTGCCAGTGAATATCAGCCGGCACTCGTATCTTCAGCAGAAAAATTCATCATCAAAGAATCATTTATGCAATAATTCCAAGCCATTTTTAGCAACTAAATTTATCAAGAGACGATCACTACAAAATGGCAAATCGAagaatttaacaataaatgagTCTTACAGACTcaaagataaagaaaaatatgggCAGTTACTTCAAGATTTTATTCCTCAAAGAttgcaaatatttaaaccaaaaGAAAATCGTAATCAGCAGCCACAAAATATTGAAGTTATTGATGTTGAAAACGAACAATCATCATCTAAAACACCAGATGTATTTTCAACGCCAAAATTAACTACTCCACTGTCGCAGAGTCGAAGATTATCGACACCTGGATCCAGTAGATACTCAACACCCAATACCTCATACTGGTGTACTCCAAAACCATGGGATAAATCTAGTGTACTACGTtcacaaaaatcaattgaagaaataaaaatagatagcGATGACAGTTCTGCTGAATCATCAGCCAACAATTCAATGAAACATAAGAATAATATAGTAGCTGCCCCTAAAATAGTTTTAACAAAACCAAGTCCTAGAGAATTAGTAGTAACGAATACTTTACGAGATAAATTATCAGCTAATGAATTAATGAAGAAAGATTATGTGTCacgtattaataaaaattacaatgaacGTACTGTTCAACGTTGCAAAGAAGCAGAAGAATTAAAACGCGTTGCTGGTTTGCTGTCAAAACAAAATCGTCTATCACGTGAGATAGGACTCGAACAACAATTAGCCGAGTCTATGAAACTACATGAAGAAATACTAGTTGAAGATGATTATGAAGAAGAACCATCACTACCAGAACTAACTCCTGAAATGCTGGATAAAATAACCAGAGCATTGAATCCCAATCCACCGAATCAAGTACTCATTGAAAGCTTCGGTTTAAGAATAACACGAAAAGACATTCATACATTGGCTGGTCTCAATTGGTTGAATGATGAAGTCATCAACTtctatatgaatttattaatagcaCGTGGTGGTACTGATAAATTTCCTCCTGTCCATGCGATGAACACTTTCTTCTACCCGAAGTTATTGTCAGGTGGTCATGCGTCGCTGAAACGGTGGACTagaaaaatagatatttttgctAAGGACATTGTCGTGGTGCCAATTCATCTTGGGGTCCACTGGTGTATGTCGATAATCGATTTTCGTGATAAGTCGATACGTTATTATGACAGTATGGGaggggaaaataaaaaatgcttGTATGCATTGAAGCGGTATCTTGAGGATGAAAGTTTGGATAAAAAGAAAGTTACTTATGATACCAGTGATTGGACATTGGAGAGTATGAAAGATATTCCACAACAGATGAACGGAAGTGATTGCGGTGTTTTTTCGTGTACGTTCGCTGAATTTATTTGTGCTAATCgtaatttaacattttcacAAGATAATATGCCgtattttagaaataaaatggtTTATGAAATACTTACTGttaaacttttgtaa
- the LOC103577074 gene encoding ER membrane protein complex subunit 4 produces the protein MSSSSKQNPKKFKWNLDFAHKNKSDKNADLPNPPGYNSGGALYHSMENLRENDSNHLIIKKSWDLALGPLKQVPMNLFIMFMAGNSISIFPIMMVGMLIIRPVKALFTLQPTFKVIEGTNAYPQKFVFLLGQLVNIGLALYKCQSMGLLPTHASDWLAFVEPQARLEYSGGGFIYA, from the exons atgTCGTCGTCATCAAAACAAAAtccgaaaaagtttaaatggAATTTAGATTTTGCCCATAa aaataaATCAGATAAAAATGCTGATTTACCGAACCCACCAGGTTATAATTCTGGAGGTGCATTGTATCATAGTATGGAAAATTTACGTGAAAATGATTCAAATCATTTGATAATTAAGAAGTCATGGGATTTAGCACTAGGCCCATTGAAACAAGTGCCGatgaatttgtttattatgtttatggCGGGTAATTCTATATCAATATTTCCAATTATGATGGTTGGAATGCTTATTATTAGGCCAGTAAAAGCATTATTTACATTGCAACCaa catTCAAAGTAATTGAAGGAACAAATGCATATCcccaaaaatttgtatttttattaggaCAATTAGTTAATATCGGCTTAGCACTTTACAAGTGTCAATCGATGGGTCTACTGCCTACACATGCATCAGACTGGCTAGCATTTGTTGAACCACAAGCAAGACTTGAATATTCTGGCGGAGGTTTTATTTatgcataa
- the LOC103577068 gene encoding transcription initiation factor IIA subunit 2 isoform X2 — translation MSYQLYRNTTLGNTLQESLDELIQFGQITPQHALKVLLQFDKAINQALATRVKSRLTFKAGKLNTYRFCDNVWTFMLNDVEFREVQEVATVRKVKIVACDGKGKLY, via the exons atgtcttatcAATTGTACAGAAATACGACATTAGGAAATACTCTTCAAGAAAGTTTAGATGAATTAATAcag tttggACAAATCACACCCCAACATGCtctaaaagttttattacAATTCGACAAAGCTATCAATCAAGCATTGGCGACACGAGTCAAATCACGATTAACATTCAAG GctggaaaattaaatacttatagATTTTGTGATAACGTTTGGACTTTTATGTTGAATGATGTCGAGTTCAGAGAAGTACAAGAAGTGGCTACCGTTCGTAAAGTTAAAATAGTCGCTTGTGATGGAAAGGGTAAgctatattaa
- the LOC103577072 gene encoding pleiotropic regulator 1 has protein sequence MMDVQRHSVHTLVFRSLKRTHDTFLMNQGLLPPVDPELERKKKSIKARDTYGHIVDKVKNQPVKPKNLNENADPPPPGDESFVGTQSSTSLVPVNTPAATPTSVVAASNPTNTVSMPVKKAPLMLKPKWHPPWKLYRVISGHLGWVRCCAVEPGNEWFATGSADRVIKIWDLASGKLKVSLTGHISSVRGLAFSHRHPYLFSCGEDRQVKCWDLEYNKVIRHYHGHLSAVYSMALHPTIDVLATAGRDATARVWDMRTKANVHTFTGHTNTVASVISQAAEPQIITGSHDCTIRLWDLAAGKSRATLTNHKKSVRSVCFHPMLNMFASASPDNIKEWKCPEGKFIQNLSGHNAIVNCLAINADGVLVSGADNGTMYMWDFRTGYNFQRLHAPVQPGSMDSEAGIFSATFDMSGSRLITTEADKTIKVYKEDDEATEESHPVNWKPEIIKRRKY, from the exons atgatg GATGTTCAAAGGCATTCGGTTCATACATTAGTGTTTCGTTCGTTAAAACGAACACATGATACATTTCTTATGAATCAAGGACTTTTACCGCCAGTTGATCCTGAATt ggaaagaaagaaaaagtcaataaaagcACGGGATACTTATGGGCACATTGTTGACAAAGTTAAGAACCAACCTGTCAAACCAAAAAATCTCAATGAAAATGCAGATCCACCTCCACCGGGTG ATGAATCGTTTGTGGGAACTCAGAGTAGTACATCTTTGGTGCCTGTTAATACACCAGCAGCAACACCGACATCAGTTGTTGCAGCCTCTAATCCAACGAATACGGTATCGATGCCTGTTAAAAAAGCTCCTCTTATGTTGAAACCAAAGTGGCATCCACCGTGGAAATTATACAGAGTCATCAGTGGACATCTTGGGTGGGTAAGATGTTGTGCCGTTGAACCAGGGAATGAATGGTTTGCTACGGGTTCTGCTGATCGAGTTATCAAA ATTTGGGATCTAGCAAGTGGTAAATTAAAAGTCTCGTTAACCGGACACATTAGTAGTGTGAGAGGTCTTGCATTTTCTCATAGACATCCGTACTTATTTTCGTGTGGAGAAGATAGACAAGTTAAATGCTGGGATTTGGAgtataataaagttataagacATTATCATGGACATCTGTCAGCAGTCTACAGCATGGCACTTCACCCGACTATTGACGTTCTGGCAACAGCCGGTCGGGATGCTACTGCAAGAGTTTGGGACATGAGGACTAAAGCTAACGTCCATACTTTCACTGGACATACTAATACAGTAGCTAGTGTTATCAGCCAAGCTGCCGAGCCACAGATCATCACTGGGAGTCATGATTGCACTATTAGATTGTGGGATCTAGCTGCTGGCAAATCTCGAGCGACTTTgactaatcataaaaaaagtgtTCGCTCTGTTTGTTTCCATCCAATGCT AAATATGTTTGCATCAGCATCCCCAGATAATATTAAAGAATGGAAATGTCCAGAGGGTAAATTTATACAGAATTTATCTGGGCACAATGCAATTGTTAATTGTTTGGCTATCAATGCTGACGGTGTCTTAGTTTCCGGTGCTGATAATGGAACAATGTACATGTGGGATTTCAGAActgg gtACAATTTCCAACGTCTACATGCACCCGTTCAACCTGGATCAATGGATAGTGAAGCTGGTATTTTTAGTGCTACATTTGATATGTCTGGGTCTAGATTAATTACAACTGAGGctgataaaactataaaagtttataaagaGGATGACGAAGCT acggAAGAGAGCCATCCTGTCAATTGGAAgccggaaataattaaaaggcgaaaatactaa
- the LOC103577071 gene encoding uncharacterized protein LOC103577071 isoform X1, giving the protein MSINTFNLFHSSVNGTKIELNKQVNNTMAMLHPTKASSNFTSKSFTPVGMKSKGLSIRSQSDLNIGVTQSAQSSLKAGDAKKNLPTPHQDKVSKVIRKKQQQGLSPTSKSPHSLIRDKNKINENIFKKPLTPKLIIDKKVYPEPENLAGYYDYEDNYNQMLIGTRALDNEAKEFAAALRKPQKPIIPYEDDVVPPVPCIKQSPPSIIVSDDIVLSDVDLPTLSDDED; this is encoded by the exons atgtcTATAAATACctttaatttgtttcattCATCTGTAAACGGTACTAAAATCGAATTAAATAAAC aAGTGAATAATACAATGGCGATGTTACATCCAACCAAAGCATCGTCGAACTTTACCTCAAAATCATTCACACCCGTTGGTATGAAATCAAAAGGATTATCTATTCGATCTCAATCTGATTTAAATATTGGTGTCACACAATCAGCTCAATCGTCTCTGAAAGCTGgtgatgctaaaaaaaatctgcCTACTCCTCACCAAGACAAAGTTTCCAAG GTCATACGTAAAAAGCAGCAACAAGGATTGTCACCAACTTCAAAGTCACCGCATTCATTAATtcgtgataaaaataaaataaacgaaaaCATATTCAAGAAACCATTAACACCTAAACTAATTATCGACAAAAAAGTTTATCCCGAGCCAGAAAATTTAGCCGGCTATTATGATTACGAAGACAACTACA aCCAGATGTTGATTGGAACTCGTGCGCTGGATAATGAAGCCAAAGAATTTGCTGCTGCTCTTCGTAAACCTCAGAAACCGATAATTCCTTACGAAGATGATGTGGTTCCTCCAGTTCCATGTATAAAGCAAAGCCCTCCTTCAATTATCGTCAGCGACGACATCGTCCTTTCAGATGTTGATCTTCCAACTCTGTCCGATGATGaagattag